In a single window of the Populus alba chromosome 16, ASM523922v2, whole genome shotgun sequence genome:
- the LOC118033173 gene encoding transcription elongation factor SPT6 homolog isoform X1, whose amino-acid sequence MGKNVVSDEDEVEFEDEEREPVDGDRIDRRHHDDDDDEDEEGQDEYEKDDFIVDDVEEEEEADEEEERADSDEERHKKKKKKKKREAEDVLDEDDYELLRDNNVYHHRPKDSKKFKRLKKAQRDSDEDRYGLSDDEFDGSGKGGRTAEEKLKRSLFGDDEGVPLEDMPEEEEQEEVEEDADIGDEDEMADFIVDEDDEDGTLVRRKKLKKKKSRQASGASSSALQEAQEIFGDVDELIQMRKQGLESSEWRERRLEDEFEPTVISEKYMTGKDDQIRMIDIPERMQVSEESTGPPPLDDFSILEESNWLYSQIASGTVPLFSKNGLFINKDDVTRFLELHHIQKLDIPFIAMYRKEECLSLLKDPDQHEDNENYDDTDKTPTFKWHKVLWAIQDLDRKWLLLQKRKSALNSYYNKRFEEESRRIYDETRLNLNQQLFESILKSLKTAESEREVDDVDAKFNLHFPPGEVGADEGQFKRPMRRSQYSICSKAGLWEVASKFGYSAEQLGMQLSLLKMEDELQDAKETPEEMASNFTCAMFESPQTVLKGARHMAAVEISCEPCVRRYVRFIFMDNAVVSTSPTADGNAAIDSFHQFASVKWLREKPIKMFEDAQWLLIQKAEEEKLLQVTVKLPQKVMDQLIEDCNGRYLSVGVSKYAQLWNEQRSLILKDALFGFLLPSMEKEARSLLTSRAKNWLLYEYGKVLWNKVSVGPYQRKESDVSMDDEAAPRVMACCWGPGKPATTFVMLDSSGEVLDVLYTGSLTLRSQNVNDQQRKKNDQQRVLKFMTDHQPHVVVLGAAHLSCTKLKDDIYEIIFKMVEENPRDVGHEMDELSVVYGDESLPRLYENSRISSDQLPGQSGIVKRAVALGRCLQNPLAMVATLCGPAREILSWKLNPLENFLTPDEKYLVIEQVMVDATNQVGLDINLATSHEWLFAPLQFISGLGPRKAASLQRSLVRTGAIFTRKDFVTAHGLGKKVFVNAVGFLRVRRSGLAASSSQFIDVLDDTRIHPESYGLAQELAKVVYEKDSGDANDDEDALEMAIEYVRERPNLLKTFAFDLYFKDNKRDNKKETFKDIKMELIQGFQDWRKQYKEPTQDEEFYMISGETEDTLAEGRVVQATVRRVVGGKAICALETGLTGILTKEDYADDWRDIPELADKLREDDILTCKIKSIQKNRYQVFLVCKDSEMRSNRYRQVQNLDPYFHEDQSSMRSEQEKVRKERELAKKHFKPRMIVHPRFQNITADEAMEFLSDKDPGESIIRPSSRGPSYLTLTLKVYDGVYAHKDIVEGGKEHKDITSLLRIGKTLKIGEDSFEDLDEVMDRYVDPLVGHLKSMLNYRKFRSGTKAEVDELLRIEKSQQPTRIVYSFGISHEHPGTFILTYIRSTNPHHEYVGLYPKGFKFRKRMFEDIDRLVAYFQKHIDDPLHESAPSIRSVAAMVPMRSPATRGSSWGGSNDEDGWRGQSFDRDRSSGRTGRNDYRSGGSRDGHQNGPPRPFSGRGRGRGSYNSTRGNNSGNERQDSGYDKPRWDSGTKDKDEGWGSFPGAKVQNSPGREAFPGGWGTGGSGGGSGGDNGGWGHGNGGGTDSGNAGWGNTSLKRDSAQGGWGAGGVGSGGGDSGHGTGGGGTDNGNSGWDNSSKKGGTQSGWGSGGRGGGSDVGQGSGGVTDDGKWGTASKRESSQSQADNGWSGGGGGW is encoded by the exons ATGGGCAAAAACGTGGTTTCTGATGAAG ACGAGGTGGAGTTCGAAGACGAAGAGAGAGAGCCTGTTGATGGAGATAGAATTGACCGCCGCCAccacgacgacgacgacgacgaggATG AAGAAGGGCAGGATGAATATGAGAAGGATGATTTTATAGTGGATGATGTTGAGGAAGAAGAGGAGGCGGATGAAGAAGAGGAGAGGGCAGATAGTGATGAAGAGAggcacaagaagaagaagaaaaagaagaaaag AGAAGCTGAGGACGTCCTTGATGAAGATGATTACGAGCTCCTGCGGGACAACAATGTGTACCATCATCGGCCAAAG GATAGCAAAAAATTCAAGCGTTTGAAGAAAGCTCAAAGGGATTCAGATGAGGACCGATATGGGCTTTCTGATGACGAGTTTGATGGAAGCGGTAAAGGTGGGCGAACTGCTGAGGAGAAACTGAAGCGCAGCTTATTTGGTGATGATGAAG GTGTTCCACTTGAGGATATGCCTGAAGAGGAGGAGCAAGAAGAAGTGGAAGAGGATGCAGACATTGGTGATGAGGACGAGATGGCTGATTTTATTGTGGATGAAGATGACGAGGATGGAACTTTAGTGAG ACGCAAGAagctaaagaaaaagaaatctcgGCAGGCATCTGGagcttcatcttctgctttgcAAGAAGCTCAAGAAATATTTGGTGATGTTGATGAACTCATACAGATGCGCAAGCAAGGTTTAGAATCTAGTGAATGGAGAGAAAGGAGATTGGAAGATGAATTTGAACCAACTGTCATTTCTGAAAAATACATGACTGGGAAAGATGATCAGATTCGGATGATTGATATTCCAGAAAGAATGCAG gtaTCCGAGGAAAGCACTGGTCCTCCTCCATTGGATGATTTCAGCATACTGGAGGAGAGCAACTGGTTATATAGTCAGATTGCAAGCGGAACAGTACCTTTGTTTTCCAAGAATGGACTGTTTATAAACAAGGATGATGTTACCCGATTTTTGGAATTACATCACATTCAGAAGTTAGAT ATACCATTCATTGCTATGTATCGGAAAGAGGAATGTTTAAGCCTGTTGAAAGATCCCGATCAACATGAAGACaatgaaaattatgatgacacCGATAAAACTCCCACATTCAAGTGGCACAAG GTTCTTTGGGCCATCCAGGACTTGGACAGGAAGTGGCTACTTCTTCAGAAACGAAAGAGTGCCCTCAATTCATACTACAATAAGCGCTTTGAAGAAGAATCTCGACGGATATATGATGAAACAAGACTTAATTTAAATCAGCAGCTGTTTGAGTCAATTCTTAAATCACTGAAGACTGCTGAATCAGAAAGAGAGGTTGATGATGTCGATGCAAAATTTAACCTGCATTTTCCACCAGGTGAGGTTGGGGCTGATGAAGGACAGTTCAAGAGGCCCATGCGGAGATCACAATACAGTATCTGTAGTAAGGCTGGCCTATGGGAAGTTGCAAGCAAATTTGGTTACAGTGCCGAGCAACTGGGAATGCAGTTATCTTTATTAAAGATG GAGGACGAGTTGCAGGATGCCAAGGAAACACCAGAGGAGATGGCTTCGAATTTTACATGTGCAATGTTTGAGAGTCCCCAAACAGTTCTTAAAGGGGCTAGGCACATG GCTGCAGTTGAGATAAGTTGTGAGCCCTGTGTCAGGAGATATGTCCGTTTCATTTTTATGGACAATGCTGTTGTGTCTACAAGTCCAACAGCAGATGGGAATGCTGCTATTGATTCCTTCCATCAGTTTGCGAGTGTCAAGTGGTTGCGTGAAAAGCCAATCAAGATGTTTGAGGATGCACAATGGCTCCTTATCCAAAAGGCTGAAGAGGAGAAACTTCTTCAAGTCACTGTTAAGCTTCCACAAAAAGTTATGGATCAATTGATTGAGGACTGTAATGGTCGCTACTTGAGTGTTGGTGTCAGTAAATATGCTCAACTGTGGAATGAGCAAAGGAGTTTGATACTGAAGGATGCACTCTTTGGTTTTTTGTTACCTTCAATGGAGAAAGAGGCTAGATCCTTGTTGACTAGCAGAGCTAAAAACTGGTTGCTTTATGAATATGGGAAGGTTCTGTGGAATAAAGTCTCTGTGGGACCATATCAACGGAAAGAAAGTGATGTTTCCATGGACGATGAAGCTGCACCTAGGGTGATGGCCTGCTGTTGGGGTCCTGGAAAACCAGCAACTACTTTTGTGATGTTAGATTCATCTGGGGAGGTTTTAGATGTGCTTTACACCGGGTCCCTTACATTAAGATCTCAAAATGTTAATGATCAGCAACGCAAGAAAAATGATCAGCAACGTGTTCTGAAATTTATGACAGACCACCAACCTCACGTAGTGGTTCTGGGAGCTGCACACTTGTCTTGTACTAAACTGAAAGATGATATTTATGAG ATTATCTTTAAAATGGTGGAGGAAAATCCTAGAGATGTTGGACATGAGATGGATGAACTGAGCGTTGTGTATGGGGATGAATCTCTCCCTCGTTTATATGAAAATTCTCGGATTTCTTCTGATCAACTACCTGGGCAGTCAG GCATTGTTAAACGGGCTGTTGCTCTTGGCCGTTGTCTGCAAAATCCTTTGGCTATGGTTGCAACACTATGCGGTCCAGCCAGGGAGATTTTATCCTGGAAACTAAACCCTTTGGAGAACTTTCTTACCCCTGATGAGAAATACTTGGTGATTGAACAAGTTATGGTAGATGCCACAAACCAGGTGGGCCTTGACATTAATTTGGCCACAAGCCATGAATGGTTATTCGCTCCTTTGCAGTTCATTTCTGGGCTTGGACCTAGAAAGGCAGCATCTTTACAGAGGTCTCTAGTAAGAACTGGAGCGATTTTCACTCGCAAGGACTTTGTTACAGCTCACGGTCTTGGTAAAAAGGTGTTTGTCAATGCAGTTGGTTTTTTGCGTGTCCGGAGGAGTGGCCTTGCTGCTAGCAGCAGCCAGTTCATTGATGTGTTAGATGATACCAGGATACATCCAGAATCCTATGGTCTCGCACAGGAGTTGGCAAAAGTTGTTTATGAAAAGGACAGTGGTGATGCAAACGACGATGAAGATGCATTAGAGATGGCAATAGAATATGTTAGAGAGCGGCCTAATTTATTGAAAACATTTGcttttgatttgtattttaaagaCAATAAGCGGGACAACAAGAAGGAGACTTTCAAAGATATAAAAATGGAACTGATACAAGGTTTCCAGGATTGGCGTAAACAGTATAAAGAACCAACCCAGGATGAGGAATTTTATATGATATCAGGTGAAACTGAGGATACCCTTGCTGAAGGGAGAGTTGTACAAGCCACGGTTCGCAGGGTGGTTGGTGGAAAGGCAATATGTGCACTGGAAACTGGTCTGACTGGGATTCTTACGAAGGAGGACTATGCTGATGATTGGAGGGATATACCTGAGTTGGCCGACAAGCTGCGTGAAGATGATATACTGACTTGCAAgatcaaatcaattcaaaagAATAGATATCAAGTGTTCTTGGTTTGCAAAGACAGTGAGATGAGAAGTAACCGATACCGGCAGGTACAAAACCTTGATCCCTATTTTCATGAAGACCAAAGCAGTATGAGGAGTGAGCAGGAGAAGGTTCGCAAAGAGAGGGAGCTTGCAAAGAAACATTTTAAGCCTAGGATGATTGTTCATCCACGCTTCCAGAATATAACCGCTGATGAAGCCATGGAG tTCTTATCTGACAAGGATCCTGGAGAAAGTATTATTCGTCCTAGTTCTCGCGGACCTTCGTATTTAACTTTAACTCTTAAAGTTTATGATGGAGTTTATGCTCACAAAGACATAGTCGAAGGGGGGAAGGAACACAAAGATATCACAAGTTTACTTCGTATTGGGAAGACATTGAAAATAGGAGAGGATTCTTTTGAGGATTTGGATGAG GTAATGGACCGCTATGTTGATCCCTTGGTGGGCCATCTAAAGTCAATGCTAAATTATCGCAAGTTCAGAAGTGGCACTAAAGCAGAAGTTGATGAGCTCCTAAGGATTGAGAAATCACAACAGCCTACTAGGATAGTTTATTCGTTTGGCATTTCTCATGAACACCCAGGGACTTTCATTCTCACTTATATAAGGAGTACAAATCCACATCACGAGTATGTTGGTCTATATCCTAAGGGATTCAAGTTTCGAAAGCGCATGTTTGAGGACATTGACCGGCTTGTGGCATATTTTCAAAAGCATATAGATGATCCCTTACATGAATCAGCACCATCAATCAGGTCAGTTGCTGCCATGGTCCCAATGCGAAGCCCTGCAACAAGGGGTTCTTCCTGGGGTGGTTCAAATGATGAAGATGGCTGGAGAGGGCAATCTTTTGACAGAGATCGTTCTTCTGGAAGGAcag GTCGAAATGATTATAGAAGTGGTGGTAGTCGAGATGGTCATCAGAATGGGCCCCCAAGACCATTTAGTGGGCGAGGACGTGGTCGTGGATCGTATAACAGCACCAGAGGAAATAATAGTGGCAATGAGAGGCAGGATTCTGGTTATGACAAGCCCAGATGGGATTCAGGTACCAAGGATAAAGATGAAGGTTGGGGCAGTTTCCCAGGTGCCAAAGTCCAAAACTCTCCTGGCAGGGAAGCCTTTCCTGGTGGCTGGGGAACTGGTGGAAGTGGTGGTGGAAGTGGTGGTGATAATGGTGGTTGGGGCCATGGAAATGGTGGCGGCACTGATAGTGGGAATGCTGGCTGGGGTAATACTAGCTTGAAAAGAGATTCAGCACAAGGGGGCTGGGGTGCTGGTGGAGTTGGAAGTGGTGGTGGTGACTCTGGTCATGGAACTGGTGGTGGAGGCACTGACAATGGGAATTCTGGGTGGGATAATAGCTCTAAAAAAGGTGGGACACAAAGTGGCTGGGGTTCTGGTGGAAGAGGCGGTGGCAGCGATGTGGGTCAAGGAAGTGGTGGAGTCACTGACGATGGGAAATGGGGTACGGCCTCTAAGAGAGAATCTTCACAATCACAAGCCGACAATGGATGGtcaggaggtggtggtggttggtGA
- the LOC118033173 gene encoding transcription elongation factor SPT6 homolog isoform X2 has protein sequence MGKNVVSDEDEVEFEDEEREPVDGDRIDRRHHDDDDDEDEGQDEYEKDDFIVDDVEEEEEADEEEERADSDEERHKKKKKKKKREAEDVLDEDDYELLRDNNVYHHRPKDSKKFKRLKKAQRDSDEDRYGLSDDEFDGSGKGGRTAEEKLKRSLFGDDEGVPLEDMPEEEEQEEVEEDADIGDEDEMADFIVDEDDEDGTLVRRKKLKKKKSRQASGASSSALQEAQEIFGDVDELIQMRKQGLESSEWRERRLEDEFEPTVISEKYMTGKDDQIRMIDIPERMQVSEESTGPPPLDDFSILEESNWLYSQIASGTVPLFSKNGLFINKDDVTRFLELHHIQKLDIPFIAMYRKEECLSLLKDPDQHEDNENYDDTDKTPTFKWHKVLWAIQDLDRKWLLLQKRKSALNSYYNKRFEEESRRIYDETRLNLNQQLFESILKSLKTAESEREVDDVDAKFNLHFPPGEVGADEGQFKRPMRRSQYSICSKAGLWEVASKFGYSAEQLGMQLSLLKMEDELQDAKETPEEMASNFTCAMFESPQTVLKGARHMAAVEISCEPCVRRYVRFIFMDNAVVSTSPTADGNAAIDSFHQFASVKWLREKPIKMFEDAQWLLIQKAEEEKLLQVTVKLPQKVMDQLIEDCNGRYLSVGVSKYAQLWNEQRSLILKDALFGFLLPSMEKEARSLLTSRAKNWLLYEYGKVLWNKVSVGPYQRKESDVSMDDEAAPRVMACCWGPGKPATTFVMLDSSGEVLDVLYTGSLTLRSQNVNDQQRKKNDQQRVLKFMTDHQPHVVVLGAAHLSCTKLKDDIYEIIFKMVEENPRDVGHEMDELSVVYGDESLPRLYENSRISSDQLPGQSGIVKRAVALGRCLQNPLAMVATLCGPAREILSWKLNPLENFLTPDEKYLVIEQVMVDATNQVGLDINLATSHEWLFAPLQFISGLGPRKAASLQRSLVRTGAIFTRKDFVTAHGLGKKVFVNAVGFLRVRRSGLAASSSQFIDVLDDTRIHPESYGLAQELAKVVYEKDSGDANDDEDALEMAIEYVRERPNLLKTFAFDLYFKDNKRDNKKETFKDIKMELIQGFQDWRKQYKEPTQDEEFYMISGETEDTLAEGRVVQATVRRVVGGKAICALETGLTGILTKEDYADDWRDIPELADKLREDDILTCKIKSIQKNRYQVFLVCKDSEMRSNRYRQVQNLDPYFHEDQSSMRSEQEKVRKERELAKKHFKPRMIVHPRFQNITADEAMEFLSDKDPGESIIRPSSRGPSYLTLTLKVYDGVYAHKDIVEGGKEHKDITSLLRIGKTLKIGEDSFEDLDEVMDRYVDPLVGHLKSMLNYRKFRSGTKAEVDELLRIEKSQQPTRIVYSFGISHEHPGTFILTYIRSTNPHHEYVGLYPKGFKFRKRMFEDIDRLVAYFQKHIDDPLHESAPSIRSVAAMVPMRSPATRGSSWGGSNDEDGWRGQSFDRDRSSGRTGRNDYRSGGSRDGHQNGPPRPFSGRGRGRGSYNSTRGNNSGNERQDSGYDKPRWDSGTKDKDEGWGSFPGAKVQNSPGREAFPGGWGTGGSGGGSGGDNGGWGHGNGGGTDSGNAGWGNTSLKRDSAQGGWGAGGVGSGGGDSGHGTGGGGTDNGNSGWDNSSKKGGTQSGWGSGGRGGGSDVGQGSGGVTDDGKWGTASKRESSQSQADNGWSGGGGGW, from the exons ATGGGCAAAAACGTGGTTTCTGATGAAG ACGAGGTGGAGTTCGAAGACGAAGAGAGAGAGCCTGTTGATGGAGATAGAATTGACCGCCGCCAccacgacgacgacgacgacgaggATG AAGGGCAGGATGAATATGAGAAGGATGATTTTATAGTGGATGATGTTGAGGAAGAAGAGGAGGCGGATGAAGAAGAGGAGAGGGCAGATAGTGATGAAGAGAggcacaagaagaagaagaaaaagaagaaaag AGAAGCTGAGGACGTCCTTGATGAAGATGATTACGAGCTCCTGCGGGACAACAATGTGTACCATCATCGGCCAAAG GATAGCAAAAAATTCAAGCGTTTGAAGAAAGCTCAAAGGGATTCAGATGAGGACCGATATGGGCTTTCTGATGACGAGTTTGATGGAAGCGGTAAAGGTGGGCGAACTGCTGAGGAGAAACTGAAGCGCAGCTTATTTGGTGATGATGAAG GTGTTCCACTTGAGGATATGCCTGAAGAGGAGGAGCAAGAAGAAGTGGAAGAGGATGCAGACATTGGTGATGAGGACGAGATGGCTGATTTTATTGTGGATGAAGATGACGAGGATGGAACTTTAGTGAG ACGCAAGAagctaaagaaaaagaaatctcgGCAGGCATCTGGagcttcatcttctgctttgcAAGAAGCTCAAGAAATATTTGGTGATGTTGATGAACTCATACAGATGCGCAAGCAAGGTTTAGAATCTAGTGAATGGAGAGAAAGGAGATTGGAAGATGAATTTGAACCAACTGTCATTTCTGAAAAATACATGACTGGGAAAGATGATCAGATTCGGATGATTGATATTCCAGAAAGAATGCAG gtaTCCGAGGAAAGCACTGGTCCTCCTCCATTGGATGATTTCAGCATACTGGAGGAGAGCAACTGGTTATATAGTCAGATTGCAAGCGGAACAGTACCTTTGTTTTCCAAGAATGGACTGTTTATAAACAAGGATGATGTTACCCGATTTTTGGAATTACATCACATTCAGAAGTTAGAT ATACCATTCATTGCTATGTATCGGAAAGAGGAATGTTTAAGCCTGTTGAAAGATCCCGATCAACATGAAGACaatgaaaattatgatgacacCGATAAAACTCCCACATTCAAGTGGCACAAG GTTCTTTGGGCCATCCAGGACTTGGACAGGAAGTGGCTACTTCTTCAGAAACGAAAGAGTGCCCTCAATTCATACTACAATAAGCGCTTTGAAGAAGAATCTCGACGGATATATGATGAAACAAGACTTAATTTAAATCAGCAGCTGTTTGAGTCAATTCTTAAATCACTGAAGACTGCTGAATCAGAAAGAGAGGTTGATGATGTCGATGCAAAATTTAACCTGCATTTTCCACCAGGTGAGGTTGGGGCTGATGAAGGACAGTTCAAGAGGCCCATGCGGAGATCACAATACAGTATCTGTAGTAAGGCTGGCCTATGGGAAGTTGCAAGCAAATTTGGTTACAGTGCCGAGCAACTGGGAATGCAGTTATCTTTATTAAAGATG GAGGACGAGTTGCAGGATGCCAAGGAAACACCAGAGGAGATGGCTTCGAATTTTACATGTGCAATGTTTGAGAGTCCCCAAACAGTTCTTAAAGGGGCTAGGCACATG GCTGCAGTTGAGATAAGTTGTGAGCCCTGTGTCAGGAGATATGTCCGTTTCATTTTTATGGACAATGCTGTTGTGTCTACAAGTCCAACAGCAGATGGGAATGCTGCTATTGATTCCTTCCATCAGTTTGCGAGTGTCAAGTGGTTGCGTGAAAAGCCAATCAAGATGTTTGAGGATGCACAATGGCTCCTTATCCAAAAGGCTGAAGAGGAGAAACTTCTTCAAGTCACTGTTAAGCTTCCACAAAAAGTTATGGATCAATTGATTGAGGACTGTAATGGTCGCTACTTGAGTGTTGGTGTCAGTAAATATGCTCAACTGTGGAATGAGCAAAGGAGTTTGATACTGAAGGATGCACTCTTTGGTTTTTTGTTACCTTCAATGGAGAAAGAGGCTAGATCCTTGTTGACTAGCAGAGCTAAAAACTGGTTGCTTTATGAATATGGGAAGGTTCTGTGGAATAAAGTCTCTGTGGGACCATATCAACGGAAAGAAAGTGATGTTTCCATGGACGATGAAGCTGCACCTAGGGTGATGGCCTGCTGTTGGGGTCCTGGAAAACCAGCAACTACTTTTGTGATGTTAGATTCATCTGGGGAGGTTTTAGATGTGCTTTACACCGGGTCCCTTACATTAAGATCTCAAAATGTTAATGATCAGCAACGCAAGAAAAATGATCAGCAACGTGTTCTGAAATTTATGACAGACCACCAACCTCACGTAGTGGTTCTGGGAGCTGCACACTTGTCTTGTACTAAACTGAAAGATGATATTTATGAG ATTATCTTTAAAATGGTGGAGGAAAATCCTAGAGATGTTGGACATGAGATGGATGAACTGAGCGTTGTGTATGGGGATGAATCTCTCCCTCGTTTATATGAAAATTCTCGGATTTCTTCTGATCAACTACCTGGGCAGTCAG GCATTGTTAAACGGGCTGTTGCTCTTGGCCGTTGTCTGCAAAATCCTTTGGCTATGGTTGCAACACTATGCGGTCCAGCCAGGGAGATTTTATCCTGGAAACTAAACCCTTTGGAGAACTTTCTTACCCCTGATGAGAAATACTTGGTGATTGAACAAGTTATGGTAGATGCCACAAACCAGGTGGGCCTTGACATTAATTTGGCCACAAGCCATGAATGGTTATTCGCTCCTTTGCAGTTCATTTCTGGGCTTGGACCTAGAAAGGCAGCATCTTTACAGAGGTCTCTAGTAAGAACTGGAGCGATTTTCACTCGCAAGGACTTTGTTACAGCTCACGGTCTTGGTAAAAAGGTGTTTGTCAATGCAGTTGGTTTTTTGCGTGTCCGGAGGAGTGGCCTTGCTGCTAGCAGCAGCCAGTTCATTGATGTGTTAGATGATACCAGGATACATCCAGAATCCTATGGTCTCGCACAGGAGTTGGCAAAAGTTGTTTATGAAAAGGACAGTGGTGATGCAAACGACGATGAAGATGCATTAGAGATGGCAATAGAATATGTTAGAGAGCGGCCTAATTTATTGAAAACATTTGcttttgatttgtattttaaagaCAATAAGCGGGACAACAAGAAGGAGACTTTCAAAGATATAAAAATGGAACTGATACAAGGTTTCCAGGATTGGCGTAAACAGTATAAAGAACCAACCCAGGATGAGGAATTTTATATGATATCAGGTGAAACTGAGGATACCCTTGCTGAAGGGAGAGTTGTACAAGCCACGGTTCGCAGGGTGGTTGGTGGAAAGGCAATATGTGCACTGGAAACTGGTCTGACTGGGATTCTTACGAAGGAGGACTATGCTGATGATTGGAGGGATATACCTGAGTTGGCCGACAAGCTGCGTGAAGATGATATACTGACTTGCAAgatcaaatcaattcaaaagAATAGATATCAAGTGTTCTTGGTTTGCAAAGACAGTGAGATGAGAAGTAACCGATACCGGCAGGTACAAAACCTTGATCCCTATTTTCATGAAGACCAAAGCAGTATGAGGAGTGAGCAGGAGAAGGTTCGCAAAGAGAGGGAGCTTGCAAAGAAACATTTTAAGCCTAGGATGATTGTTCATCCACGCTTCCAGAATATAACCGCTGATGAAGCCATGGAG tTCTTATCTGACAAGGATCCTGGAGAAAGTATTATTCGTCCTAGTTCTCGCGGACCTTCGTATTTAACTTTAACTCTTAAAGTTTATGATGGAGTTTATGCTCACAAAGACATAGTCGAAGGGGGGAAGGAACACAAAGATATCACAAGTTTACTTCGTATTGGGAAGACATTGAAAATAGGAGAGGATTCTTTTGAGGATTTGGATGAG GTAATGGACCGCTATGTTGATCCCTTGGTGGGCCATCTAAAGTCAATGCTAAATTATCGCAAGTTCAGAAGTGGCACTAAAGCAGAAGTTGATGAGCTCCTAAGGATTGAGAAATCACAACAGCCTACTAGGATAGTTTATTCGTTTGGCATTTCTCATGAACACCCAGGGACTTTCATTCTCACTTATATAAGGAGTACAAATCCACATCACGAGTATGTTGGTCTATATCCTAAGGGATTCAAGTTTCGAAAGCGCATGTTTGAGGACATTGACCGGCTTGTGGCATATTTTCAAAAGCATATAGATGATCCCTTACATGAATCAGCACCATCAATCAGGTCAGTTGCTGCCATGGTCCCAATGCGAAGCCCTGCAACAAGGGGTTCTTCCTGGGGTGGTTCAAATGATGAAGATGGCTGGAGAGGGCAATCTTTTGACAGAGATCGTTCTTCTGGAAGGAcag GTCGAAATGATTATAGAAGTGGTGGTAGTCGAGATGGTCATCAGAATGGGCCCCCAAGACCATTTAGTGGGCGAGGACGTGGTCGTGGATCGTATAACAGCACCAGAGGAAATAATAGTGGCAATGAGAGGCAGGATTCTGGTTATGACAAGCCCAGATGGGATTCAGGTACCAAGGATAAAGATGAAGGTTGGGGCAGTTTCCCAGGTGCCAAAGTCCAAAACTCTCCTGGCAGGGAAGCCTTTCCTGGTGGCTGGGGAACTGGTGGAAGTGGTGGTGGAAGTGGTGGTGATAATGGTGGTTGGGGCCATGGAAATGGTGGCGGCACTGATAGTGGGAATGCTGGCTGGGGTAATACTAGCTTGAAAAGAGATTCAGCACAAGGGGGCTGGGGTGCTGGTGGAGTTGGAAGTGGTGGTGGTGACTCTGGTCATGGAACTGGTGGTGGAGGCACTGACAATGGGAATTCTGGGTGGGATAATAGCTCTAAAAAAGGTGGGACACAAAGTGGCTGGGGTTCTGGTGGAAGAGGCGGTGGCAGCGATGTGGGTCAAGGAAGTGGTGGAGTCACTGACGATGGGAAATGGGGTACGGCCTCTAAGAGAGAATCTTCACAATCACAAGCCGACAATGGATGGtcaggaggtggtggtggttggtGA
- the LOC118033174 gene encoding probable E3 ubiquitin-protein ligase RHC1A, with the protein MSSSRNTHWCYSCRRPVRLRGRDAACPYCSGGFVQELDDMHRISPLDFFGMDNDDDRDQRFGLMEAFSDFMRLRMADRSHNHDIRSRSDSVPGHNPGFGPLLIFGGQVPFRLSGNGGFEALFSGAPGVAFARGNAGDYFIGPGLEELFEQLSANDQRGPPPATRSSIDAMPTIKITQRHLRSDSHCPVCKDKFELGSEARQMPCDHLYHSDCIVPWLVQHNSCPVCRQELPPQGSSSGHSYQSSSSRSRSSNYSGRENRREGRRNPLSYLWPFRSSNSSSNHDETPESSSPAMHENNPHMGYSGWPFN; encoded by the coding sequence ATGTCAAGCAGCAGAAATACACACTGGTGTTACAGTTGCAGGCGGCCAGTTCGACTGCGTGGGAGAGATGCGGCTTGCCCCTACTGCAGTGGAGGATTTGTCCAGGAACTTGATGATATGCACCGCATCAGTCCATTGGATTTCTTTGGAATGGACAATGATGATGATCGTGACCAGAGATTTGGGCTCATGGAAGCTTTCTCAGATTTTATGAGGCTGCGAATGGCAGATAGAAGCCATAATCATGATATTAGATCAAGATCAGATTCAGTTCCTGGACATAATCCAGGTTTCGGTCCTTTGTTGATCTTTGGTGGCCAAGTTCCTTTTAGGTTGTCTGGAAATGGTGGGTTTGAAGCTCTCTTTTCTGGGGCTCCCGGTGTTGCCTTTGCAAGGGGTAATGCAGGTGACTACTTTATAGGCCCTGGACTGGAAGAATTGTTCGAACAACTTTCAGCTAATGATCAGCGGGGCCCTCCCCCAGCTACCAGGTCATCAATTGATGCAATGCCTACTATTAAGATCACACAAAGGCATCTTCGCTCTGATTCGCACTGTCCAGTCTGCAAAGATAAATTTGAGCTGGGATCTGAAGCAAGGCAAATGCCATGTGATCATTTATATCACTCAGATTGTATAGTCCCATGGCTAGTCCAGCATAACTCGTGCCCTGTTTGTCGCCAGGAGCTACCCCCACAAGGATCAAGTAGCGGACACAGTTATCAAAGCTCAAGCTCTCGAAGCAGAAGCAGCAATTATAGTGGAAGGGAGAATCGCAGAGAAGGAAGACGTAATCCATTGTCTTATCTGTGGCCCTTCCGCTCATCTAATTCAAGCTCAAACCATGATGAGACTCCTGAAAGCAGCTCTCCTGCCATGCATGAAAACAACCCCCATATGGGGTATTCAGGATGGCCTTTTAACTAG